The following coding sequences are from one Acidimicrobiales bacterium window:
- a CDS encoding acyltransferase → MAVASPEAGAAGPGALESGAFEAAGRPRHFPCFDGLRAIAAVSVVVIHTSFVSGLTTRSGVGIYTARLEIGVAVFFLISGFLLYRPFAAAHVAGLPSPVLGRFWVRRLLRIVPAYWLALTVTTYVLHVNQTRSGWASPLILYGFGQIYFPDEVFKGISQAWSLCTEMTFYLFLPLLAAAIAARRRSMRNQMVREMVVLAAMVGISVGFRDWALHRHGHLAGTMADWLPANLDLFAFGMFLAVVSSWLAETGRTPRLLWNPLFPWVSWAAAGALLFWVSHLGIPLGPLYRISPGLNLVRQALYAGFAFFLLLPAVFGPQDRGLIRLLLRNRVMVAVGIVSYGVYLWHQAWVSMFLRWSHDRLFTIPFWDLFGAVLALAVASAAGSYLLVERPILRLKNRLAWFDRATTSVRLALGGLRTAES, encoded by the coding sequence TTCGAGGCGGCCGGCCGGCCCCGCCACTTCCCCTGCTTCGACGGCCTGCGGGCCATCGCCGCGGTATCGGTGGTGGTGATCCACACCTCGTTCGTCTCCGGCCTCACGACCCGCTCCGGCGTCGGGATCTACACCGCCCGCCTGGAGATCGGGGTGGCGGTCTTCTTCCTGATCTCCGGCTTCCTCTTGTACCGGCCCTTCGCCGCCGCCCACGTGGCGGGACTGCCCTCACCGGTGCTCGGCCGGTTCTGGGTGCGCCGCCTGCTGCGCATCGTCCCCGCCTACTGGTTGGCCCTCACCGTCACCACCTACGTGCTGCACGTGAACCAGACCCGTTCGGGGTGGGCGTCCCCGCTGATCCTCTACGGCTTCGGCCAGATCTACTTCCCCGACGAGGTCTTCAAGGGGATCTCCCAGGCGTGGTCGCTCTGCACCGAGATGACCTTCTACCTCTTCCTCCCGCTGCTGGCGGCGGCCATCGCCGCCCGCCGGCGGTCGATGCGGAACCAGATGGTGAGGGAGATGGTCGTCCTGGCCGCCATGGTGGGGATCAGCGTCGGTTTCCGGGACTGGGCCCTGCACCGGCACGGCCACCTGGCGGGCACCATGGCCGACTGGCTGCCCGCCAACCTCGACCTGTTCGCCTTCGGCATGTTCCTGGCCGTGGTGAGCAGCTGGCTGGCCGAGACCGGGCGCACGCCGCGGCTGCTGTGGAACCCCCTGTTCCCGTGGGTCAGCTGGGCCGCAGCCGGAGCGTTGTTGTTCTGGGTCTCGCACCTGGGCATCCCGTTGGGCCCGCTGTATCGGATCTCGCCCGGGCTCAACCTCGTCCGTCAGGCCTTGTACGCCGGCTTCGCCTTCTTCCTGCTCCTGCCGGCGGTCTTCGGGCCCCAGGACCGGGGCCTCATCCGGCTCCTGCTGCGCAACCGGGTGATGGTTGCCGTCGGGATCGTCTCCTACGGGGTCTACCTCTGGCACCAGGCATGGGTGTCGATGTTCCTGCGCTGGTCGCACGACCGGCTCTTCACCATCCCGTTCTGGGACCTGTTCGGCGCCGTCCTGGCGCTGGCGGTGGCCTCGGCGGCGGGGAGCTACCTGCTGGTCGAGCGGCCCATCCTGCGGCTCAAGAACCGCCTCGCCTGGTTCGACCGGGCCACCACCTCGGTGCGCCTGGCCCTCGGCGGTCTCCGGACGGCGGAGTCGTGA